In one Sesamum indicum cultivar Zhongzhi No. 13 linkage group LG12, S_indicum_v1.0, whole genome shotgun sequence genomic region, the following are encoded:
- the LOC105175581 gene encoding homeobox-leucine zipper protein ATHB-52-like — MDEFRCPQTRKQQSKHRKRLSQDQVRLLETNFNFNNKLDPDRKSRLALELGIPPRQVAIWYQNKRAREKNQSLEADHKTLQQQLENVVAENARLEGEVERLKAELNKIHDVLNAFNSSTCCEEVGSSSLSSEQNLEKELYAALIGVRDPFVAPDGYDFFG, encoded by the coding sequence ATGGATGAGTTCCGATGTCCTCAAACCCGAAAGCAGCAGAGCAAACACAGGAAAAGGCTGAGCCAGGACCAAGTGAGGCTATTGGAAACCAATTTCAACTTCAACAACAAGCTCGACCCGGACCGCAAGTCCCGGCTGGCGCTGGAGCTGGGCATCCCGCCTAGACAAGTCGCAATTTGGTACCAAAACAAGCGCGCTAGGGAGAAGAACCAGAGCCTCGAGGCCGACCACAAGACCTTGCAACAACAACTGGAAAACGTGGTGGCTGAAAACGCAAGGCTGGAGGGAGAAGTGGAAAGGCTTAAAGCTGAGTTGAATAAGATCCATGACGTTTTGAATGCTTTTAATTCATCGACTTGTTGTGAAGAAGTTGGGAGCTCCAGTTTGAGTTCTGAGCAGAATTTGGAGAAAGAATTGTACGCTGCTTTAATCGGTGTCCGAGACCCGTTTGTGGCGCCGGATGGGTATGATTTCTTTGGTTAA
- the LOC105175579 gene encoding NAC domain-containing protein 73: MTWSNHDQKSLQIIPTSITTTAVANSKPHQLTTLICPSCGHTIKLQDQSGIQDLPGLPAGVKFDPSDQEILEHLEAKVLSDTRKLHPLIDEFIPTIDGENGICYTHPEKLPGVSKDGQVRHFFHRPSKAYTTGTRKRRKVHTDADGGETRWHKTGKTRPVSAAGNIKGYKKILVLYTNYGRQRKPEKTNWVMHQYHLGDNEEEKDGELVVSKVFYQTQPRQCGSSTMKDAILNTTTTSKSRSSSKSSESGFMKNASFVDYYNPPFISYNVGSQNMMNRDSPPPLIPNMVVHGDGSSFIGQFPSSGSKGK, from the exons ATGACATGGTCCAATCATGACCAAAAATCTCTGCAAATCATCCCAACTTCTATTACTACTACTGCTGTTGCCAATTCCAAACCTCATCAACTTACTACTCTAATCTGCCCTTCATGCGGCCACACCATCAAACTCCAAGATCAG agcGGAATTCAAGATTTGCCGGGGCTACCAGCTGGGGTGAAGTTCGATCCATCTGATCAAGAAATTCTTGAGCACTTGGAGGCAAAAGTGCTCTCCGACACCCGCAAACTGCATCCTCTTATTGATGAATTCATCCCCACAATCGATGGTGAAAATGGGATTTGCTACACTCATCCGGAGAAGCTACCAG GAGTGAGCAAGGACGGCCAAGTGAGGCATTTCTTCCATAGGCCCTCAAAGGCATACACTACCGGCACACGAAAACGGAGAAAGGTTCACACAGATGCTGACGGTGGCGAAACAAGATGGCACAAAACAGGCAAAACCCGGCCTGTTTCAGCAGCTGGAAACATCAAAGgctacaaaaaaatacttgtTCTCTACACAAACTACGGCCGACAACGGAAGCCCGAGAAGACTAATTGGGTTATGCACCAATACCACCTAGGCGACAACGAGGAGGAGAAAGATGGAGAACTTGTGGTCTCAAAAGTGTTCTACCAAACTCAGCCCAGACAATGTGGCTCATCAACCATGAAAGACGCAATCCTCAATACCACCACTACTAGTAAATCAAGATCTTCAAGCAAGAGTAGTGAAAGCGGTTTCATGAAGAACGCGAGTTTTGTAGATTACTACAATCCACCCTTCATCTCTTACAACGTTGGGAGCCAAAATATGATGAACAGGGACAGCCCACCTCCGCTGATTCCCAATATGGTGGTTCATGGTGATGGATCATCCTTTATTGGTCAATTCCCTTCAAGTGGAAGCAAaggcaaatga
- the LOC105175580 gene encoding guanylate-binding protein 1 — translation MMRLFSRGSAGESPHTASPSIPPAPVSSNMSAGPARPIRLVYSDEKGKFHMDPEAVALLQLVKEPVGVVSVCGRARQGKSFILNQLLGRSSGFQVASTHRPCTKGLWLWSTPLRRTALDGTEYNLLLLDTEGIDAYDQTGKYSTQIFSLAVLLSSMFIYNQMGGIDEAALDRLSLVTEMTKHIRVRASGGRSTASELGQFSPIFVWLLRDFYLDLEEDNRKITPRDYLELALRPVQGGGRDVAAKNEIRESIRALFPDRECYTLVRPLTNENDLQRLDQIPLEKLRPEFRSGLDSLTKFVFERTRPKQMGATVMTGPILARITQSFLDALNDGAVPTITSSWQSVEEAECLRAYESGTEVYMSAFDRSKPPEEAALREAHEDAVQKSMATFNATAVGAGSIRQKYEKRLQSFLRKAFEDIKKDAFREAYLQCTNTIENMKEELRKACHAPDAKIDAVLKVLDGLLSKYEATCHGPEKWRKAVLFVQQSFEGPLLDLIKRQMDQIGTEKSSLALKCRSIEEKLNLLNKQLEASEKYKSEYLKRYEDAINDKKRLGDDYMSRITNLQKKCSSLEEKSSNLSKTLDTARQEVMDWKRKYELVFSKQKAEEEQFSAEVAMLRSKSSAADARLAAAQEKAQSAQEEAEEWKRKYDIAVRETKNALEKAAAIQERINSQTQSREAALRAEFSTALAEKEDEIKEKTTKIEQAEQRLTTLSLELKAAESKIKNYDVEMSTLKLELKELVEKVESANANALSAESKARILEQEKIHLEQKYRAQFNRFEEVQERCKAAEKEAKRATELADEARAEAASAQKDKSDLQRVAMERLAQIERAERHAETLERQKGDLTNEMERYRAAERDALFKVEMLEERVREREKEIDSLLQSNNSQRKNTVQVLETLLESERAAHAEANNRAEALSVQLQVTQGKLDELSQELTALKFGEKSTLDSRLRTASHAKRGRTDDYEMGVDSVHDTGINDKVTRANKRSKSTSSPMKFAAPEDGGSVFRGDEQTNSQQTNVEDYTKFTVQKLKQELTSHNFGAELLQLKNPNKKDIIALYEKCVLKKS, via the exons ATGATGAGACTTTTCAGCAGGGGCTCCGCCGGTGAATCTCCGCACACGGCGTCTCCTTCGATTCCGCCTGCACCTGTTTCGTCTAATATGTCCGCCGGACCAGCGAGGCCGATTCGTCTTGTGTACTCCGAcgaaaaaggtaaatttcacATGGATCCCGAGGCGGTGGCGTTGCTTCAGTTGGTGAAGGAGCCGGTTGGTGTGGTATCGGTATGCGGCCGCGCTCGTCAGGGCAAAAGTTTTATACTAAATCAG CTTCTTGGAAGGAGCAGTGGATTTCAAGTGGCATCAACACATCGTCCTTGTACTAAAGGTCTTTGGTTGTGGAGTACCCCACTACGCAGAACTGCACTTGATGGAACAGAGTACAATCTTTTACTTTTGGACACCGAAGGAATTGATGCTTATGACCAAACA GGAAAATATAGCACCCAGATATTCTCATTGGCTGTGCTGTTATCAAGCATGTTTATATACAACCAG ATGGGTGGTATTGATGAGGCTGCGCTTGATCGCCTCTCTCTTGTGACTGAGATGACCAAGCATATTCGTGTCAGAGCTTCTGGGGGTAGGAGTACAGCTTCGGAGCTGGGGCAATTTTCCCCAATCTTTGTCTGGCTTCTAAGG GATTTTTATCTAGACTTGGAGGAGGATAATCGCAAAATTACACCGCGCGACTACCTAGAGCTTGCTTTGAGACCAGTTCAGGGCGGCGGGAGGGATGTAGCTGCCAAGAATGAg ATTCGGGAGTCCATTCGAGCTCTTTTTCCAGACAGGGAATGCTACACACTTGTTCGACCTCTGACCAATGAGAATGATCTTCAACGTCTTGATCAGATTCCG CTGGAGAAATTAAGGCCAGAATTTAGGTCTGGTTTAGATTCTTTGacaaaatttgtttttgagAGGACAAGGCCCAAGCAAATGGGGGCAACGGTTATGACAGGACCCATTCTTGCTCGTATAACGCAATCATTCCTGGATGCTCTTAATGATGGTGCGGTGCCTACAATAACCTCTTCATGGCAG AGTGTTGAGGAAGCTGAATGCCTGAGAGCGTATGAGTCTGGTACTGAAGTCTACATGTCTGCCTTTGATCGCTCCAAGCCTCCAGAAGAA GCTGCCCTACGAGAGGCACATGAAGATGCAGTTCAGAAGTCGATGGCCACGTTTAATGCTACTGCTGTAGGGGCTGGTTCAATCAGGCAAAAGTATGAAAAGCGTCTTCAGAGTTTCTTGAGGAAGGCATTTGAG GATATCAAAAAGGATGCTTTCAGGGAGGCCTATCTGCAATGTACAAATACTatagaaaatatgaaagagGAGCTCAGAAAAGCTTGCCATGCTCCTGATGCAAAAATAGACGCTGTTCTAAAG GTTCTTGATGGGCTCTTGTCGAAATATGAAGCTACATGTCATGGACCAGAGAAGTGGCGAAAAGCAGTTCTGTTTGTGCAGCAAAG TTTTGAAGGTCCCCTTCTCGACTTGATCAAGAGGCAAATGGACCAGATTGGAACAGAAAAAAGTTCTCTTGCTCTGAAATGCCGGTCAATCGAAGAGAAGTTGAATTTGCTCAACAAACAACTGGAAGCAAGTGAGAAGTATAAATCTGAATATTTGAAGCGTTATGAAGATGCAATCAACGACAAGAAAAGGCTTGGAGACGATTATATGAGCCGCATAACTAATTTGCAGAAAAAATGTAGTTCTTTGGAAGAGAAATCCTCCAACTTATCAAAAACACTTGATACAGCAAGGCAGGAGGTCATGGACTGGAAAAGAAAGTATGAGTTGGTCTTTTCAAAGCAGAAGGCCGAGGAAGAGCAGTTTAGTGCGGAAGTTGCTATGCTTAGATCCAAAAGTTCTGCTGCCGATGCAAGACTAGCAGCAGCTCAGGAGAAAGCTCAATCTGCTCAGGAAGAGGCGGAGGAGTGGAAGCGTAAATATGATATTGCTGTAAGAGAAACGAAAAATGCTCTGGAGAAAGCTGCTGCTATTCAAGAGCGCATAAATTCTCAAACGCAATCCAGAGAAGCTGCTCTAAGAGCAGAATTCTCTACTGCTCTGGCAGAGAAG GAGGATGAAATAAAGGAAAAGACTACTAAGATTGAGCAAGCTGAGCAGCGTTTGACTACTTTGAGTTTGGAATTGAAG GCTGCTGAATCAAAGATTAAGAACTACGATGTGGAGATGTCAACACTAAAGCTTGAACTCAAGGAGCTCGTTGAGAAGGTAGAAAGTGCAAATGCTAATGCTCTTTCAGCTGAAAGCAAAGCCAGGATTTTGGAACAGGAAAAGATACACCTGGAGCAGAAGTACAGAGCTCAATTTAACAGATTTGAGGAAGTCCAGGAAAGGTGTAAGGCAGCTGAGAAAGAGGCTAAAAGAGCGACTGAGTTGGCTGATGAAGCCAGGGCAGAAGCAGCGTCTGCCCAGAAGGATAAAAGTGATCTTCAGCGTGTGGCAATGGAAAGATTGGCACAAATTGAGAGAGCTGAGAGGCATGCTGAGACTTTGGAGAGGCAAAAGGGGGACTTAACTAATGAAATGGAGAGGTACAGAGCAGCTGAAAGAGATGCGTTGTTTAAGGTGGAAATGCTGGAGGAGAGAGTTAgggaaagggaaaaagaaattgactcACTTTTGCAGTCTAACAACAGCCAGAGGAAGAATACTGTTCAGGTACTTGAGACTTTATTGGAGAGTGAACGTGCTGCACATGCAGAAGCGAATAACAGGGCAGAGGCCCTGTCAGTTCAGCTACAAGTCACGCAAGGAAAGCTTGATGAACTTTCTCAAGAATTGACTGCTCTTAAATTTGGTGAAAAGTCGACATTGGACAGTAGATTGAGAACTGCTTCCCATGCTAAACGTGGTAGGACGGATGACTATGAAATGGGCGTCGACTCGGTACATGATACAGGCATAAATGACAAAGTAACCAGAGCAAACAAAAGGTCCAAGAGTACCTCTAGCCCTATGAAGTTTGCTGCTCCAGAAGATGGTGGCTCTGTGTTCAGGGGTGATGAGCAAACCAATAGCCAGCAAACCAATGTGGAGGACTACACTAAGTTTACGGTACAGAAACTAAAGCAAGAGCTTACCAGTCATAATTTTGGTGCTGAACTGTTGCAATTGAAGAATCCCAACAAAAAGGACATAATAGCTCTGTATGAGAAATGTGTTCTCAAGAAGTCATAA